A single window of Anomaloglossus baeobatrachus isolate aAnoBae1 chromosome 5, aAnoBae1.hap1, whole genome shotgun sequence DNA harbors:
- the LOC142310678 gene encoding trypsin-like, with protein sequence MRIPPLLLISAFTLLPTAFEDEDKIVGGYTCTKNSVPYIASLNSGYHFCGGALLNSLWVVSAAHCYKASLQVRLGEHNIAVSEGTEQFISSSRVIRHASYNSRTLDNDIMLIKLASAASVNSYVQTVGLPTGCPASGTSCLIAGWGNTLSSGTNMPNLLQCLSAPVLTAAQCSNAYPGEITGNMICVGFLEGGKDSCQGDSGGPVVCGGRLQGIVSWGYGCALRNYPGVYTKVCNYNSWISSTMAAN encoded by the exons CTGCTTTTGAGGATGAAGACAAAATTGTCGGAGGCTACACCTGCACCAAGAACTCCGTCCCCTATATCGCATCCCTGAACTCCGGCTACCACTTCTGTGGTGGAGCCCTGCTCAACAGCCTGTGGGTGGTCTCCGCCGCTCACTGCTACAAGGC GAGCCTGCAGGTCAGACTGGGAGAGCACAACATCGCCGTCAGTGAAGGTACCGAGCAGTTCATCAGCTCCTCCAGAGTCATCAGACACGCCAGCTACAACTCCAGAACCCTGGACAATGACATCATGTTGATCAAGCTGGCCTCTGCTGCCTCCGTCAACTCCTACGTCCAGACTGTTGGTCTGCCCACTGGCTGCCCTGCTTCCGGCACCAGCTGTCTGATCGCCGGATGGGGAAACACCCTCAGCAGTGGAA CAAACATGCCCAACCTCCTCCAGTGCTTGAGCGCCCCCGTCCTGACCGCCGCCCAGTGTAGCAACGCCTACCCCGGAGAGATCACCGGAAACATGATCTGTGTTGGATTCTTGGAAGGAGGCAAAGATTCCTGCCAG GGTGACTCTGGTGGACCCGTGGTCTGTGGTGGACGTCTCCAGGGTATTGTGTCCTGGGGATACGGCTGTGCCCTCAGGAACTATCCTGGTGTCTACACCAAGGTCTGCAACTACAACTCCTGGATCTCCAGCACCATGGCTGCCAACTAA